A single genomic interval of Adhaeribacter pallidiroseus harbors:
- a CDS encoding L,D-transpeptidase family protein: protein MIYQRHYYQYNQLFIFIIFLLQLTACNKSKTSTKEAGNEQVAKTDSVFIENYLKQEPKLKKYRATTMLFYRTRNYRLGWFKKDKLVPQANTFLQVVSKASLEGLNPADYKVKDFNALFKQYQGTQDDSLKQRLQQKIDVALSAAYFNYASDFYRGTVNPRELDNIEWSVKRNKIKLHKALQTILRERNSRYPYYQFEPLHEEYDRLRTALAQYREIRKNGGWPKIVNVTNSLKVGQTSAAVPLLRQRLLPPNQAIVNRPDSLVYDAELVKAVKDFQERHGLKPDGSLGKETLRLMNVSLDDRIDQIIINMERWRWIPKPKEMERKHIFVNIPAYELYAKDKGKTVFNMRVIVGKVMNSTPIFSDKLEYIVFSPYWYVPYSIIENEMMPHLLADPGWLERMDMEVVQGSGKATTPVDPYSIDWSAITKETFKYAIRQRPGPKNPLGDIKFIFPNEHEVYLHHTAAEQLFNQTQRGFSHGCIRVEKPVQLAEFLLADKPQWTEQTILEAMHAGEEQYENLKEKVPVYIVYFTSWVDDQGGIHFRDDIYGHDKELEKEYFN, encoded by the coding sequence ATGATTTACCAACGCCACTATTACCAATACAATCAATTATTTATTTTTATAATTTTTCTGCTACAATTAACTGCTTGTAATAAATCTAAAACCAGCACCAAAGAAGCGGGCAACGAACAGGTTGCCAAAACTGATAGTGTTTTTATAGAAAATTATTTGAAGCAAGAACCAAAATTAAAAAAATACCGGGCTACTACGATGCTGTTTTACCGCACCCGGAACTATCGCCTGGGCTGGTTTAAAAAAGATAAACTCGTACCGCAAGCCAACACATTTTTGCAAGTAGTAAGCAAAGCCTCTCTTGAAGGATTAAACCCTGCCGATTACAAGGTCAAAGATTTTAACGCTTTGTTTAAACAATACCAGGGCACGCAAGATGATTCATTAAAACAAAGGTTACAACAAAAAATAGACGTGGCCTTATCCGCGGCGTATTTTAATTATGCATCTGATTTTTACCGGGGCACGGTTAACCCCCGGGAACTGGATAACATTGAATGGAGCGTAAAACGTAATAAAATTAAATTGCACAAAGCCCTGCAAACCATTTTACGCGAAAGAAACAGCCGCTATCCGTATTACCAGTTCGAACCTTTACACGAGGAATACGACCGATTGCGCACGGCTTTGGCACAATATCGCGAAATTCGGAAGAATGGCGGTTGGCCCAAAATAGTAAATGTTACGAATAGCCTTAAAGTGGGCCAGACTTCGGCGGCAGTACCTTTGCTGCGCCAGCGTTTGCTGCCCCCCAACCAAGCAATAGTAAACCGGCCGGATTCTTTGGTTTACGATGCTGAACTGGTAAAAGCCGTAAAAGATTTTCAGGAAAGGCACGGCTTAAAACCCGATGGCAGTTTAGGAAAAGAAACTTTGCGTTTGATGAACGTATCGCTCGATGACCGGATTGATCAGATTATTATAAACATGGAACGCTGGCGCTGGATACCCAAACCCAAAGAAATGGAACGCAAACACATTTTTGTGAATATTCCGGCGTATGAGCTTTATGCTAAAGATAAGGGCAAGACCGTGTTTAACATGCGGGTGATAGTGGGTAAAGTCATGAACTCTACGCCTATTTTCAGTGATAAGCTCGAGTACATCGTATTTTCACCTTATTGGTACGTTCCTTACTCCATCATTGAAAACGAAATGATGCCTCATTTACTGGCAGATCCCGGTTGGCTCGAAAGAATGGATATGGAAGTAGTGCAGGGGAGTGGTAAAGCCACGACTCCGGTAGATCCTTATTCTATAGATTGGAGTGCAATCACCAAAGAAACGTTTAAGTATGCTATTCGGCAAAGGCCCGGCCCGAAAAACCCGCTGGGTGATATAAAATTCATTTTCCCGAATGAACACGAAGTGTACCTGCACCATACCGCTGCGGAACAGTTATTTAATCAAACACAACGGGGTTTCAGCCACGGTTGTATCCGGGTAGAGAAGCCGGTGCAATTAGCCGAGTTTCTATTAGCTGATAAACCACAATGGACGGAACAGACCATTCTGGAGGCCATGCACGCCGGCGAAGAACAGTACGAAAACTTAAAAGAAAAAGTACCGGTTTACATTGTATACTTTACTTCGTGGGTCGATGATCAAGGGGGAATCCACTTCCGGGATGATATTTACGGCCACGATAAAGAATTGGAGAAAGAGTACTTTAATTAA
- the xseA gene encoding exodeoxyribonuclease VII large subunit — MQTSAPLKLSQLNQLIQYAIDGVFREQTYAVIAETSGIKNYLDKRQCYLTLVEKSEHSNEVLASIQAKIWGKCYHTIRNFEETTGQVFKDNIEVLFKVRIQYHIYYGLTVLIEEIDCNYTIGKLALTRQAVLQKLIDQNPDAVQLINGEFLTRNRQLTFRPVIQRLALISSAQADGYNDFVHELYLNKYQYTFQVDEYFAQVQGNEAANQICQQLIQIFQSNIAYDAVVIVRGGGSQLDFSAFDTYTVARAVARFPIPIITGIGHERNESICDLMARLPTKTPTKAAATIVAHNRTFEENLLHLQKRVLSKTNEILGAQKLILQTLHAQVIRYAHQCLHQQQQRLRPLSGIVIQLINRLVYNQRFKLEKVHYRLSCSIESFVKTEQHKLASLRNTIKLLSPENVLKRGYAIIFRGDTIIKNATEVRPGDEITTIFQDSEIISTIKETRSSYE, encoded by the coding sequence ATGCAAACATCGGCTCCCTTAAAGTTATCTCAGCTTAACCAATTAATTCAGTATGCCATTGATGGTGTATTCCGGGAGCAGACTTATGCCGTAATTGCCGAAACTTCCGGCATAAAAAATTATCTGGATAAACGGCAATGTTATCTAACGCTAGTCGAAAAATCCGAGCATTCTAACGAAGTGTTGGCCTCCATACAAGCTAAAATATGGGGTAAATGTTACCACACCATCCGTAACTTTGAGGAAACTACCGGTCAGGTTTTTAAAGATAATATTGAGGTTTTATTTAAGGTCCGGATTCAATATCACATATATTACGGTCTCACGGTATTAATTGAAGAAATTGATTGCAATTACACCATTGGCAAACTAGCCTTAACCCGGCAAGCGGTGTTGCAAAAGCTCATTGATCAAAATCCGGATGCGGTACAGTTAATTAATGGTGAATTTCTTACCCGCAACCGGCAGTTAACTTTTCGGCCCGTTATTCAACGTTTGGCTTTAATATCTTCGGCCCAAGCCGATGGGTACAATGATTTTGTACACGAGCTTTATTTAAATAAATACCAGTATACTTTTCAGGTAGATGAATATTTTGCGCAGGTACAGGGGAACGAAGCAGCCAATCAGATTTGCCAGCAATTAATTCAAATTTTTCAGTCTAATATTGCCTATGACGCGGTGGTAATTGTGCGGGGTGGGGGAAGTCAGTTAGATTTTAGTGCCTTTGATACGTACACGGTTGCCCGGGCGGTAGCCCGCTTTCCCATACCCATTATTACGGGTATTGGCCACGAACGCAACGAGTCGATCTGCGATTTAATGGCTCGTTTACCCACTAAAACTCCTACCAAAGCGGCTGCCACCATTGTGGCGCATAACCGTACTTTCGAAGAAAATTTATTGCATTTGCAAAAAAGAGTTCTTTCTAAAACAAACGAAATTTTAGGAGCACAAAAATTAATTTTACAAACCTTACACGCCCAGGTTATCCGGTATGCCCACCAATGTTTACATCAACAGCAACAACGTTTGCGGCCCTTATCCGGGATTGTTATTCAATTAATAAATCGGCTGGTTTATAATCAACGATTTAAGCTAGAGAAAGTACATTATCGCTTAAGTTGCAGTATTGAATCTTTTGTTAAAACAGAACAGCATAAATTAGCCAGTCTCCGTAATACCATTAAACTTTTAAGTCCGGAGAATGTGCTGAAACGGGGTTACGCCATTATTTTTCGGGGCGATACCATTATTAAAAATGCCACTGAAGTAAGACCTGGTGACGAGATTACTACCATCTTCCAGGATTCGGAAATTATCAGTACCATTAAGGAAACACGATCTAGTTATGAATAA
- the xseB gene encoding exodeoxyribonuclease VII small subunit, with the protein MMKVNEDLTYQQALVELENIVEALEDETIPVDELALKVKRASDLIEFCQAKLTETDTEVKKILTYLEDKAKK; encoded by the coding sequence ATGATGAAAGTGAATGAGGATTTGACCTACCAGCAAGCGTTAGTGGAACTGGAAAATATTGTGGAAGCTTTAGAAGACGAAACTATTCCGGTAGATGAACTAGCCTTAAAAGTAAAGCGAGCTTCAGATCTAATTGAATTTTGTCAGGCAAAACTAACAGAAACAGACACCGAAGTGAAAAAAATTCTCACCTATTTAGAAGATAAAGCAAAGAAATAG
- a CDS encoding LytR/AlgR family response regulator transcription factor, producing MIKALIIDDEPLARSLVLEYLQAFPQIHVLQECNDGFEGVKAVQQHQPDLIFLDIQMPKINGFEMLELIEEPPTVIFTTAFDQYALKAFEAHAVDYLLKPFSQERFEKAINKLLEQKVAPPDTKVKTAALLDTAAQSTERHDRVVVKLGHKINIIPVDDIQYLAADDDYVNLHTAYGTFLKNRTMSYFEKSLDAQQFVRVHRSYMVQIAQITRLDPYQKDTYMAKLRSGAEIPVSRAGYTKLKAVLQL from the coding sequence ATGATAAAAGCATTAATTATTGACGATGAACCGCTGGCCCGTTCCCTGGTACTCGAATATTTGCAGGCATTTCCGCAAATCCACGTTTTGCAGGAATGTAACGATGGCTTTGAAGGGGTAAAAGCCGTGCAACAGCACCAACCGGATTTAATTTTTTTAGATATTCAGATGCCGAAAATAAACGGCTTTGAGATGCTGGAATTAATTGAAGAGCCCCCTACTGTTATATTTACTACGGCCTTCGATCAATATGCCTTAAAAGCTTTTGAGGCGCATGCCGTTGATTATTTGCTGAAACCTTTTAGCCAGGAGCGGTTTGAAAAAGCTATTAATAAGTTGCTGGAACAAAAAGTAGCCCCCCCGGATACCAAAGTAAAAACAGCTGCCTTATTAGACACCGCTGCCCAATCTACCGAACGCCACGACCGCGTAGTGGTTAAGTTGGGCCATAAAATAAATATAATTCCGGTAGATGATATTCAATATTTGGCTGCGGATGATGATTATGTAAACCTGCATACAGCATACGGCACCTTCCTGAAAAACCGGACTATGAGTTATTTTGAAAAATCGTTGGATGCTCAACAGTTTGTGCGGGTGCACCGGTCTTACATGGTGCAAATTGCTCAAATAACGCGTTTGGACCCTTATCAGAAAGATACGTATATGGCTAAGCTCCGGTCTGGTGCCGAAATTCCGGTAAGCCGAGCCGGATACACCAAATTAAAAGCCGTATTACAGTTGTAA
- a CDS encoding sensor histidine kinase yields MEFSSPFTQPRLLLALSFCWLVLALLQAYALNSFGWEGNVVLSDSSISTVLLILMGFILVNILRFYRPRPDQYWFLLSYCTVFALMWLFTSFEFLLLCNEDEINYEVFLIRSLPIRFIFGFFTMGWVTMLTIIWHNQQDQKAHQRRRAHAEKLAREAELLNLREQLNPHFLFNSLNSISALVGTRPAEARHMIHQLSDFLRGTLKKEEDQWVSLAEELNHLQLYLDIEKVRFGHRLQTEITAEPGCAEMHLPPMLLQPLVENAIKFGLYDTTGTVVISLQAQCLENYLRLTVQNPFDPQTARPRQGTGFGLSSVQRRLYLLFARNDLFTTQTDGSVFTTILIIPQL; encoded by the coding sequence ATGGAGTTTTCCTCCCCATTTACGCAACCCCGCTTATTACTGGCCTTAAGTTTTTGCTGGTTGGTGCTGGCTTTGCTGCAAGCTTATGCCCTCAATAGCTTTGGTTGGGAAGGCAATGTAGTTTTATCGGATAGTAGTATCAGTACGGTTCTGTTGATTCTGATGGGTTTTATACTGGTAAATATCCTGCGCTTCTATCGCCCCCGGCCCGATCAGTACTGGTTTTTGCTTTCGTACTGTACTGTATTTGCCTTGATGTGGCTTTTTACCTCTTTTGAATTTTTACTCTTGTGCAACGAAGACGAAATCAACTACGAAGTTTTTCTGATTCGTTCGTTACCTATCCGGTTTATTTTTGGCTTTTTTACCATGGGTTGGGTTACTATGCTTACCATTATTTGGCATAACCAGCAAGACCAAAAAGCGCACCAACGCCGGCGGGCTCATGCCGAAAAACTGGCCCGCGAAGCCGAACTGCTTAATTTACGGGAACAGCTAAACCCACATTTCTTATTTAACAGCCTAAATTCTATTAGTGCTCTAGTAGGCACGCGGCCGGCGGAAGCCCGGCACATGATCCATCAGTTATCTGATTTTTTGCGGGGAACTTTAAAAAAAGAAGAAGACCAGTGGGTGAGTTTAGCCGAGGAATTAAATCATTTGCAACTATACCTGGACATTGAAAAAGTTCGGTTTGGCCACCGCCTGCAAACCGAAATTACCGCTGAACCAGGTTGCGCCGAAATGCACCTCCCTCCCATGCTGCTGCAACCTTTAGTAGAAAATGCCATTAAATTTGGTTTATACGATACCACTGGTACGGTAGTCATCAGCTTACAGGCACAATGCCTGGAAAACTATTTGCGACTGACCGTACAAAATCCTTTTGATCCGCAAACCGCCCGCCCCCGGCAAGGCACGGGTTTTGGATTAAGCAGCGTACAGCGCCGCTTGTACTTACTCTTTGCCCGAAACGATTTATTCACCACGCAAACGGATGGATCGGTTTTTACTACCATTTTAATTATTCCGCAACTATGA
- a CDS encoding LiaF transmembrane domain-containing protein produces MQHTSSPSGKIVAGLIIVAVGVIFLLRQMGYYFPQWLFSWPMILIVIGLINGAKHGFRHFAWFILIGLGVAFLLDQMYPIYHITRYAWPLFIIGAGLFMILNRNRSWPDRAERRQHWQNRRERFINNATATTGASSLNTTEPIPYTQQQEYPMYATQNADAGNSSNQNSEFVEITAVLGGIKRNILSKNVTGADITAFMGGAELNFAQADINGRVIIDMTLIMGGCKLIVPSNWQVISEITAVMGGIDDKRNIIPNTNGANPKVLILKGVALMGGIEITSYI; encoded by the coding sequence ATGCAACATACAAGTTCTCCATCTGGTAAAATTGTAGCCGGATTAATAATTGTAGCCGTTGGGGTAATTTTTTTACTGCGCCAAATGGGTTACTATTTTCCCCAGTGGCTTTTTTCCTGGCCCATGATTTTAATTGTAATTGGCTTAATAAACGGAGCTAAACACGGCTTCCGCCACTTTGCCTGGTTTATCTTAATTGGTTTAGGAGTAGCCTTTTTGCTCGACCAAATGTATCCGATTTACCATATTACCCGGTATGCTTGGCCCTTATTTATTATTGGCGCGGGTTTATTTATGATTTTAAACCGCAACCGTTCGTGGCCGGACCGTGCCGAACGTCGGCAACATTGGCAAAATCGCCGGGAACGCTTTATAAACAATGCAACCGCAACAACGGGTGCTTCTTCCCTCAACACCACGGAACCAATCCCTTATACCCAGCAGCAAGAATATCCCATGTATGCCACCCAAAACGCTGATGCGGGAAACTCTTCTAATCAAAACAGTGAGTTTGTAGAAATTACCGCGGTACTAGGTGGTATTAAACGTAACATTTTGTCTAAAAATGTAACGGGCGCTGATATTACCGCTTTTATGGGCGGAGCCGAATTAAATTTTGCTCAAGCTGATATAAACGGCCGGGTAATCATTGATATGACTTTAATTATGGGCGGTTGCAAGCTTATTGTACCTTCTAATTGGCAAGTAATTTCTGAGATAACGGCTGTTATGGGTGGTATCGACGATAAACGGAATATTATACCTAATACCAATGGCGCCAACCCCAAAGTATTAATTTTAAAAGGCGTAGCCTTAATGGGAGGCATTGAAATAACCAGTTATATTTAG
- a CDS encoding Ig-like domain-containing protein, with protein MKKEFTMYSRTRSLPNKRVSAVLLLAFIFSIKINLPVFASNPGKITKVIKSTNHQTAAFAGEKVTSFTLINADTDQPIQTLTNGTTLYLSKLPTKNLNVRADTYPSKVGSVYFTLTGAQIHNQMQTDPPLALFGDSNGDYNPWIPTNGSYTLKCTPYSGAAGSGTAGTSLTINFTVNTGTTSVRPYVTAVRPTNGSTNVDLDQSISVDLKYPGGNYINTNTVNTNTVRLYKVYSTSKSLVGGTAVNSTAAGDAVTLSATLSPNTNYEFQITDGVKDDNGNALIPFTSKFKTTTSSPDCGYLCNVAFTEKTLITNSFGTAGFTTLVIGPDHRLYAATSAGKIERWDIRSDGTITNHVTISPFGSAKRLLIGFRFAPNATSSNLVAYISHSAPVFTNAPEWSGKISRIILTTPSSPKVTDFVINLPRSYKDHSTNSLDFGKDGALYFPQGSNSAMGALDGAWGNRPEKLLNGAILRLDLAKAQQQGLPVNVKTQEGYRYDPYSSSAPVTIFATGVRNAYDLVWHSNGELYVPTNGSAAGGNTPALVKGTKWSNGTIYSGATVPAMSDVRQTMGDFLFRVVKGGYYGHPNPLRNEYILNGGNPTSGNDPAEVSGYKVGTPKEPNYRGYAYSFGLNKSPNGIIEYKSNAFNGKLKGKMLVCRFSGGDDIMVLDPDATNKSKITATEGIKVPGFRRPFANPLDIIEDVKTGNLYISEYYDGNGDGQPRITLLKANTPAASATATEAYASTLEVFTATPEQANMAVSVYPNPNPGDNLHVEVKNFAAQEPVIFNLYNAIGQVVHTSSIVTDAQGTGTSDITVKQQLQHGVYILKAAGNSGSTQTRVVVE; from the coding sequence ATGAAAAAAGAATTTACCATGTATTCCAGAACCCGAAGTCTGCCAAACAAACGGGTATCTGCGGTCCTGCTTCTTGCTTTTATTTTTAGCATTAAAATCAATCTACCTGTATTTGCCTCCAATCCCGGTAAAATTACTAAGGTTATCAAATCAACTAACCACCAGACCGCTGCTTTCGCCGGCGAAAAAGTAACGAGTTTTACTTTGATCAATGCCGATACCGATCAGCCTATTCAAACTTTAACGAACGGCACTACCCTGTATTTATCTAAGCTCCCTACCAAAAATTTAAATGTTCGGGCTGATACTTATCCATCTAAAGTTGGTAGCGTTTATTTTACTTTAACCGGGGCGCAAATTCATAACCAAATGCAAACGGATCCTCCCCTAGCTTTATTCGGTGATTCAAACGGTGACTATAACCCCTGGATTCCTACTAATGGCAGTTATACTTTAAAATGTACACCTTATTCCGGTGCAGCTGGTTCCGGTACAGCTGGTACTTCTTTAACCATTAACTTTACGGTAAATACGGGTACCACCAGTGTGCGCCCGTATGTTACAGCAGTACGACCCACTAATGGCTCTACCAATGTTGATTTAGATCAATCTATATCGGTGGATTTAAAATATCCGGGAGGTAATTACATTAACACCAATACGGTCAATACCAATACCGTTAGATTATACAAAGTGTATTCAACTAGTAAGTCATTGGTTGGTGGTACCGCGGTTAATTCTACCGCTGCAGGCGATGCGGTAACTCTATCGGCTACGCTCAGCCCTAATACCAACTACGAATTCCAAATAACCGATGGTGTAAAGGATGATAACGGGAACGCTTTAATTCCTTTTACCTCTAAGTTCAAAACCACTACATCGTCCCCGGATTGCGGCTACTTATGCAATGTTGCTTTTACGGAAAAAACTTTAATAACGAATTCTTTTGGAACTGCCGGGTTTACTACTTTAGTTATCGGACCAGACCACCGCTTATATGCCGCTACTTCTGCTGGTAAAATTGAGCGTTGGGATATCCGGTCAGATGGTACCATTACGAACCACGTAACCATTTCGCCTTTTGGTTCTGCTAAGCGTTTATTAATTGGTTTCCGATTTGCTCCTAATGCTACTTCCAGCAACTTAGTTGCTTACATCAGCCACTCTGCTCCTGTATTTACCAATGCCCCGGAGTGGTCTGGTAAGATTTCCCGGATTATCTTAACTACTCCATCTAGTCCCAAGGTAACTGACTTCGTGATTAACTTGCCCCGCTCCTACAAAGATCACTCGACTAACAGCCTGGACTTTGGTAAAGATGGCGCTTTGTATTTTCCGCAGGGTAGTAACTCGGCAATGGGTGCTTTAGATGGTGCTTGGGGAAACCGGCCTGAAAAATTATTGAATGGAGCGATACTACGCCTTGATTTAGCAAAAGCGCAACAGCAAGGTTTGCCGGTTAACGTAAAAACCCAAGAAGGATACCGGTATGACCCTTATTCTTCTAGTGCACCTGTAACGATATTTGCAACGGGGGTGCGCAACGCCTACGATTTAGTGTGGCATTCTAACGGGGAGTTGTACGTACCCACCAATGGCTCCGCGGCGGGGGGTAATACCCCCGCTTTGGTAAAAGGTACAAAATGGTCGAATGGTACGATTTACTCCGGAGCAACCGTTCCTGCCATGTCAGATGTGCGCCAAACCATGGGTGATTTTCTCTTCCGGGTGGTAAAAGGGGGTTACTACGGTCATCCCAATCCTTTAAGAAATGAATATATCTTAAACGGAGGCAATCCAACCAGTGGCAACGATCCGGCCGAAGTATCTGGCTACAAAGTAGGTACCCCAAAAGAGCCCAATTACCGGGGCTACGCCTACAGCTTTGGTTTAAATAAATCGCCAAACGGGATTATTGAATACAAGAGCAATGCTTTTAACGGCAAATTAAAAGGTAAAATGCTGGTTTGCCGTTTTAGTGGCGGCGATGATATTATGGTGTTGGACCCCGATGCCACAAATAAAAGCAAAATAACCGCTACCGAAGGCATTAAGGTACCTGGTTTCCGTCGGCCGTTTGCTAATCCTTTAGATATAATTGAAGATGTAAAAACCGGTAACTTGTATATCTCCGAGTACTACGATGGCAATGGCGATGGTCAGCCCCGGATTACTTTACTAAAAGCAAATACGCCGGCTGCCAGCGCTACCGCGACCGAAGCGTATGCATCTACCCTCGAGGTATTTACCGCTACGCCCGAACAAGCTAATATGGCGGTAAGTGTATACCCTAATCCAAATCCAGGAGATAACCTGCACGTGGAAGTTAAAAACTTTGCGGCTCAGGAACCCGTTATATTTAACCTGTATAATGCAATAGGCCAGGTAGTTCATACTTCTTCTATTGTAACGGATGCGCAAGGTACCGGCACCAGCGACATTACAGTGAAGCAGCAGCTACAACACGGTGTTTACATACTTAAGGCAGCCGGCAACTCTGGAAGTACGCAAACACGAGTAGTAGTGGAATAA
- a CDS encoding sensor histidine kinase — protein MTSILSLGLRETSLDLLQNGMLALDVVFERITENNFPHSCKTLLHYQALLIGEEVANPIRFAQEAYTHDKYISILLIDDSNTHTKIKQALQYSPFIGPTVQCISNEIGQRMAPIVEDAILRTSQRRSFAKIKRTSFSEQGFAPNILEKVRTDFTTKALEEAPIGVILISDTGTIYSINRYALTLFEQSEKNVLGNAVLALFPEETQGKINSFLLDSYLRESKKVVEVKWSESSQYWELSLTPINMNAASNYKLLLLNNITAPVIAQKRTQAHLEELEELNAHLARVNADLDTFVYTASHDLKSPILNIEGLVTSLEEELGAESTVAMDLAHIKKSIQRFKQTVEDLTAVSRIQKSSEREATLIDMNDLLEEIKQLLEREIIATGANIELNAASGTKFRYPKRDIISIFYNLVSNAIKYHSPFRQPHIQITIRLENGEFHLVVQDNGLGIPVANRERIFQLFKRMHTHVVGSGVGLYIVKKITENNGGQIQVESEEGMGSVFTIRLPEFGTKKIA, from the coding sequence ATGACTTCAATACTTTCCCTTGGTCTGCGCGAGACCTCCTTGGACTTGTTGCAAAACGGTATGCTGGCTTTAGATGTTGTCTTTGAAAGAATCACCGAAAATAATTTCCCGCATAGCTGCAAAACACTGCTCCATTACCAGGCACTATTAATTGGAGAAGAAGTTGCAAACCCGATTCGTTTTGCCCAAGAAGCCTATACACATGATAAATATATTTCCATTTTGCTGATAGACGATAGTAACACCCATACTAAAATCAAACAGGCATTACAATATTCTCCTTTTATCGGCCCTACGGTACAATGCATTTCCAATGAGATTGGGCAGCGGATGGCTCCTATTGTAGAAGATGCCATTCTGCGTACCTCGCAACGGCGCAGCTTTGCCAAAATAAAACGTACTTCTTTCTCTGAGCAAGGATTTGCGCCCAATATTTTGGAAAAGGTCCGGACGGATTTCACCACGAAGGCATTAGAAGAAGCACCTATTGGCGTTATTCTTATTTCTGATACCGGTACCATTTATAGTATTAATCGCTACGCGTTAACCTTATTTGAACAATCAGAAAAAAATGTGCTCGGAAATGCGGTTTTAGCATTATTTCCGGAAGAAACCCAGGGAAAGATAAATTCTTTTTTGTTGGATAGTTATCTGCGGGAATCTAAAAAGGTGGTTGAGGTAAAATGGTCTGAAAGCTCCCAATACTGGGAGCTTTCCCTTACGCCAATAAATATGAACGCTGCCAGTAATTACAAGCTGCTTCTCCTGAATAATATTACCGCCCCCGTAATAGCGCAAAAACGAACCCAAGCGCATCTGGAAGAACTTGAAGAGCTAAATGCGCACCTGGCCCGCGTTAATGCCGACCTGGATACCTTTGTCTATACCGCTTCTCATGATTTAAAATCACCTATCTTAAACATCGAAGGATTAGTGACCTCATTAGAAGAAGAACTGGGCGCTGAATCTACGGTTGCCATGGATTTAGCTCATATTAAAAAATCCATTCAGCGCTTTAAGCAAACCGTAGAAGATTTAACTGCCGTTTCCCGAATCCAGAAAAGCTCGGAACGAGAAGCCACTCTGATTGATATGAATGATTTGCTAGAAGAAATAAAACAACTTCTAGAGCGGGAAATAATTGCTACGGGAGCTAATATCGAATTAAATGCGGCATCAGGAACTAAATTCCGCTATCCCAAAAGAGATATTATAAGCATTTTTTACAACTTAGTAAGCAACGCTATTAAATACCATTCCCCCTTCAGGCAACCGCATATCCAAATTACCATTAGGCTAGAGAATGGTGAGTTTCACCTGGTCGTGCAAGATAACGGCTTGGGTATACCGGTTGCAAACCGGGAACGTATTTTTCAACTTTTTAAACGCATGCATACCCATGTAGTGGGTAGTGGTGTTGGGCTATATATTGTCAAGAAAATTACTGAAAATAATGGCGGTCAAATTCAAGTAGAAAGTGAAGAAGGCATGGGTTCAGTATTCACCATCCGGTTGCCGGAATTTGGAACCAAAAAAATAGCTTAA